Proteins from one Oncorhynchus tshawytscha isolate Ot180627B linkage group LG16, Otsh_v2.0, whole genome shotgun sequence genomic window:
- the ela2 gene encoding elastase 2 — MKFVILALFVAGAYGCGLPTFPPIITRVVGGEDVRENSWPWQVSLQYQSGSSFHHTCGATLISSQWVMTAAHCINSRNTYRVYLGKHNLKSNNEEGSMALTPAKIIVHENWDSYRIRNDIALIKLQSPVTFSDSVMAACLPDSGIVLPHNAPCYVTGWGRLWTGGPIADVLQQALLPVVSHANCTKPDWWGSLVTSSMVCAGGDGDLASCNGDSGGPLNCQNSDGSWDVHGVVSFGSSMGCNYPKKPSVFTRVSAYISWINNVMTSN, encoded by the exons ATGAAGTTTGTGATCTTGgctttgtttgttgctggtg CCTACGGATGTGGGCTGCCCACCTTCCCCCCTATCATCACCAGGGTGGTCGGAGGAGAGGATGTCCGTGAGAACAGCTGGCCCTGGCAG gtgtctcTTCAGTACCAATCTGGTAGCAGCTTCCACCACACCTGTGGCGCTACTCTGATCTCCAGCCAGTGGGTCATGACCGCTGCTCACTGCATCAA CAGCCGCAACACCTACAGGGTATACCTGGGCAAGCACAACCTGAAGAGCAACAACGAGGAGGGTTCCATGGCTCTTACTCCCGCCAAGATCATCGTCCATGAGAACTGGGATTCCTACAGAATCCG TAACGACATTGCCCTGATCAAGCTTCAGAGCCCTGTCACCTTCTCTGACTCTGTCATGGCGGCCTGTCTGCCCGACTCCGGCATCGTCCTGCCCCACAATGCTCCCTGCTACGTCACTGGCTGGGGACGCCTCTGGA CCGGAGGCCCCATCGCTGATGTACTGCAGCAGGCCCTCCTGCCCGTGGTCAGCCATGCCAACTGCACCAAGCCCGACTGGTGGGGCAGCCTTGTTACCAGCAGCATGGTCtgtgctggtggtgatggagaccTTGCTAGCTGCAAC GGAGACTCCGGTGGCCCCCTGAACTGCCAGAACTCTGATGGCTCCTGGGACGTTCACGGTGTGGTGAGCTTCGGCTCCAGCATGGGCTGCAACTACCCCAAGAAGCCCTCCGTCTTCACCCGCGTCAGTGCCTACATTTCCTGGATCAACAAC gTGATGACCAGCAACTAA
- the ela2l gene encoding elastase 2 like, which yields MMKFVVLACLVAAVYGCGMPTFPPVVTRVVGGEDVRPNSWPWQISLQYDRDGEWRHTCGGTLISSEWVLTAAHCISSRTYRVNLGKHNLAETEEGSLAVGVAKIVVHEKWNPLFIRNDIALIKLETPVTFTDSIMAACLPEAGFILPHNESCYVTGWGRTVTGGALPDILQQALLPVVDHATCSQNDWWGFQVKDTMVCAGGDGIVSGCNGDSGGPLNCQNADGAWEVHGIVSFGSGLSCNFRKKPTVFTQVSSYMDWINTAMMSN from the exons ATGATGAAGTTTGTAGTCCTTGCTTGTCTGGTTGCTGCTG TCTACGGGTGTGGCATGCCCACCTTCCCTCCTGTGGTGACACGAGTGGTGGGAGGGGAAGACGTCAGGCCCAACAGCTGGCCCTGGCAG ATCTCTCTCCAGTACGACAGAGATGGTGAGTGGAGACACACCTGTGGTGGAACTCTGATTTCAAGCGAGTGGGTCCTCACCGCTGCTCACTGCATCAG TAGCAGGACCTACAGAGTGAACCTGGGAAAGCACAACCTGGCTGAGACTGAGGAGGGTTCTCTGGCTGTTGGTGTTGCCAAGATCGTCGTCCACGAGAAATGGAATCCCCTCTTCATCCG TAATGACATTGCCCTTATCAAACTGGAGACTCCCGTCACCTTCACTGACTCCATCATGGCTGCCTGTCTTCCCGAGGCTGGCTTCATCCTGCCCCACAACGAGTCCTGCTATGTCACTGGCTGGGGACGCACCGTCA CCGGAGGTGCCCTCCCTGACATTCTGCAGCAGGCCCTCTTGCCTGTTGTTGACCACGCCACCTGCTCCCAGAATGACTGGTGGGGCTTCCAGGTGAAGGACACCATGGTGTGTGCTGGAGGAGATGGCATTGTGTCCGGATGCAAC GGTGACTCCGGTGGCCCCCTGAACTGCCAAAATGCTGATGGAGCCTGGGAGGTCCACGGTATTGTGAGCTTTGGCTCTGGGCTGAGCTGCAACTTCCGCAAGAAGCCCACTGTCTTCACCCAAGTCAGCTCCTACATGGACTGGATCAACACT GCCATGATGAGCAACTAA